A part of Bacillus thuringiensis genomic DNA contains:
- a CDS encoding DUF4046 domain-containing protein, translated as MNNVNIEKIYQEILDGKRSRFPPRTWIENENKGFAKRVTKYLIEIVLKWDSKELKQKWSQKIIIKYKLGGSLGIVYHNSPYAMLNDLYPDCFKEWEFKSTPMKFWTKEKGLEALKWTIEEKEKLSNKQVINQYDYRWLFQHRLSTPCSLFFDDSPYKMINELYPDQFKEWEFKKTPVNFWTKKKGLEVLKWTIEKKEKLTEDKLLEVYQISWLIKHNLYSPCYIHWKASPYAMLNDLYPSRFREWEFKRVTRDFNWTKEKALEALKWTIEEKEKLTSTKIKKQFSIKWLVTKGLRTPLVKFWDDSPYAMLNELYPDYFKEWEFKSTPNKFWTKEKALEALKWTIEEKEKLTAEELKNVYSRKWIIEHKLRTPLNKFWGNNTNKMLSELYLNDVNKASNI; from the coding sequence ATGAATAACGTAAACATTGAAAAAATATATCAGGAAATTTTAGATGGAAAGAGATCTAGGTTCCCACCTAGGACATGGATTGAAAACGAAAATAAGGGATTTGCAAAACGGGTAACTAAATATTTAATAGAGATTGTTTTGAAATGGGATTCTAAAGAATTGAAACAAAAATGGAGTCAAAAAATTATTATTAAATATAAATTAGGGGGATCCCTCGGTATAGTATATCATAATAGTCCATATGCAATGTTAAATGATTTATATCCAGATTGTTTTAAAGAATGGGAATTTAAATCGACTCCCATGAAATTTTGGACAAAAGAAAAAGGATTAGAAGCCTTAAAATGGACCATAGAAGAAAAAGAAAAGTTAAGTAATAAACAAGTGATAAATCAGTATGACTATAGGTGGCTATTCCAGCATAGATTATCTACTCCCTGTAGCCTCTTTTTTGATGATAGCCCATATAAGATGATAAATGAGTTGTATCCAGATCAGTTTAAAGAATGGGAATTTAAAAAAACTCCAGTAAATTTTTGGACGAAAAAAAAAGGATTAGAAGTCTTGAAATGGACCATAGAAAAAAAAGAAAAATTAACAGAAGATAAATTGTTAGAAGTATATCAAATAAGTTGGTTAATAAAACATAATTTATATTCACCTTGCTATATACATTGGAAAGCCAGTCCGTATGCAATGTTAAATGATTTATATCCAAGCCGATTTAGAGAATGGGAATTTAAGAGAGTTACCAGGGATTTTAATTGGACAAAAGAAAAGGCATTAGAAGCCTTAAAATGGACTATAGAAGAAAAGGAAAAATTAACAAGTACAAAAATAAAAAAACAATTTAGTATTAAATGGCTAGTAACTAAAGGGTTAAGGACTCCTTTAGTAAAATTTTGGGATGATAGCCCATATGCAATGTTGAATGAATTATATCCAGATTATTTTAAGGAGTGGGAATTTAAATCCACACCTAATAAATTTTGGACAAAAGAAAAGGCATTAGAAGCTTTAAAATGGACTATAGAAGAAAAAGAAAAATTAACAGCAGAAGAGCTAAAGAATGTATATAGTCGAAAATGGATTATCGAGCATAAATTGAGAACACCATTAAATAAATTTTGGGGAAATAACACAAATAAGATGTTAAGTGAATTATATTTAAATGATGTAAATAAGGCGTCTAATATATAA
- a CDS encoding DUF418 domain-containing protein: MEFKIPTANSIDASYQKFLYMLVEARFYSIFAFLFGVGFYIFITRTIAKGNKANSLFLRRMITLFIFGSLLRLFTTSEPLTFYALGRIILLSFYKVKKEINLILSIIGLICLPFVVLYKFLLIFPLILLGITAGQYRIFENILRNIKWIFIFTGVTFIFSLIAIYYQFNNVQLVPFEPVIINVDDPSVSSTNKFLGIGVKSGSLIAAWYIGILILCLQSSSIQKLFIPFKFCGRMALTNFISQFVILLIAGHTFNLFTNITLFQSLFLCLGVYLFQAIFSTIWLYYFKLGPMEWLWKVVIYLEISPFIKQKNIS; the protein is encoded by the coding sequence ATGGAATTTAAAATACCGACAGCCAATTCTATTGATGCTTCTTATCAAAAATTTTTATACATGTTGGTAGAAGCTCGTTTTTATTCTATTTTTGCATTTTTATTTGGTGTTGGCTTTTATATTTTTATTACACGTACAATTGCCAAAGGAAATAAAGCCAATTCGTTATTTTTACGTAGAATGATTACATTATTTATTTTTGGTTCTTTACTAAGATTATTTACTACTAGTGAGCCTTTAACATTTTATGCACTTGGCAGAATTATTTTATTGTCCTTCTATAAAGTAAAAAAGGAAATAAATTTAATTTTAAGTATAATAGGATTAATATGTTTACCATTTGTTGTATTGTATAAATTCTTATTAATATTCCCCCTAATTTTATTAGGGATTACAGCTGGACAATATCGTATATTCGAAAATATTTTAAGAAACATCAAGTGGATTTTTATTTTTACAGGGGTTACTTTTATATTTAGTTTAATTGCAATTTACTATCAATTTAACAATGTACAATTAGTTCCATTCGAACCAGTTATAATAAACGTTGATGATCCAAGTGTATCGTCTACAAATAAATTCCTAGGAATTGGAGTTAAAAGCGGATCACTTATTGCAGCTTGGTATATCGGAATATTAATTCTATGTTTGCAATCATCGAGCATACAAAAATTATTTATACCCTTCAAATTTTGTGGAAGAATGGCTTTAACAAATTTCATTTCACAATTTGTAATTCTTTTAATTGCAGGACATACCTTTAATTTATTCACTAATATTACACTGTTCCAATCGTTATTTTTATGTTTAGGAGTATATCTATTCCAAGCCATCTTCAGTACCATTTGGCTTTACTACTTCAAATTAGGGCCAATGGAATGGTTATGGAAAGTTGTCATATATCTTGAAATTTCACCCTTTATTAAGCAAAAAAATATTTCCTAA